Proteins encoded within one genomic window of Toxorhynchites rutilus septentrionalis strain SRP unplaced genomic scaffold, ASM2978413v1 HiC_scaffold_191, whole genome shotgun sequence:
- the LOC129781721 gene encoding pupal cuticle protein-like has protein sequence MRAFVLGSVLLLASTCSASHWGYDSPATHWDHYASGHNTWHGPQHYPVIVKGVPVETPEVQHAKAAHAAAHAKVAKYDQYAPIHESTHHHAKSYYSSQHVPVIKNGVPVETPEVQHAKALHAAAHAKAAKYDTYAPVHGDYYGRSYGSWHDFPAIKNGLPLETPEVQHAKAAHFAAHLEAKARLHKRSAYSAPLVHVPLDTPEVAAAKAAHFAAHAAAKTGHGSPAAHWNHYAPEQKTWHGPLHYPVIVKGVPVETPEVQHAKAAHAAAYAKVATSDRYIPIHEDQYARSHGSWHGSQYVPVVIKNGVPVETPEVQHAKAVFLNAHATASAQSRSYGYYDGDDGSHKLYDRDY, from the exons ATGAGAGCCTTT GTTTTAGGATCCGTTCTGCTGTTGGCTTCGACCTGTTCCGCTTCGCATTGGGGTTATGACTCCCCAGCAACTCACTGGGATCATTACGCTTCGGGACATAATACATGGCACGGACCACAGCACTATCCGGTCATCGTGAAGGGTGTCCCAGTTGAAACACCAGAGGTACAACACGCCAAAGCCGCTCATGCTGCTGCTCATGCTAAGGTTGCGAAATATGACCAATACGCGCCGATTCATGAGTCCACTCATCATCACGCCAAGAGTTACTACAGCTCCCAACACGTCCCAGTGATCAAGAATGGAGTACCGGTCGAAACACCCGAAGTTCAACACGCCAAGGCCCTTCATGCTGCTGCCCACGCCAAGGCTGCAAAGTACGACACATACGCACCGGTTCATGGGGATTACTACGGCAGAAGCTATGGCTCATGGCACGATTTTCCAGCAATCAAGAATGGACTCCCATTGGAAACACCGGAGGTTCAACATGCCAAGGCTGCTCACTTCGCGGCTCATCTGGAAGCAAAGGCACGACTTCACAAGCGCTCAGCTTACTCTGCACCACTGGTTCATGTTCCACTTGACACGCCGGAAGTAGCCGCTGCCAAGGCAGCCCATTTCGCCGCTCATGCTGCCGCCAAAACCGGTCATGGTTCTCCAGCAGCTCATTGGAATCATTATGCCCCAGAACAGAAGACTTGGCACGGACCTCTGCACTACCCGGTCATTGTCAAGGGCGTTCCAGTCGAAACCCCAGAAGTTCAACATGCCAAAGCTGCTCATGCCGCTGCCTATGCTAAGGTTGCAACCTCCGACCGATACATTCCTATTCATGAGGATCAGTACGCTAGAAGCCATGGCTCCTGGCATGGGTCCCAATACGTTCCCGTTGTAATCAAGAATGGAGTTCCCGTTGAAACGCCGGAGGTTCAGCATGCTAAGGCTGTTTTCTTGAATGCTCACGCCACTGCCAGTGCCCAATCGAGATCTTACGGATACTACGATGGTGATGATGGTTCTCACAAGTTGTATGATCGCGACTACTGA
- the LOC129781722 gene encoding uncharacterized protein LOC129781722, protein MRIFILGSVLLLSSVCTGSLLSHDVSSQFHAHDGAGGYSYGYSDPNSQKMEAKDAHGVTHGEYSYIDANGLVQTVKYIADPKHGFQVVGTNLPQDPAPSHALHKRSIYTTPLSYYGPESKSWSGPLHIPVIEKGVPVETPEVKHAKAAHAAAHAKVAQHDEVYVPIHDDHQAKSVGAWYGPQHVPVIKNGVPVETPEVQHAKAAILNALAAASVQSRTYEQEDDGSYKPHLYDHQY, encoded by the exons ATGAGAATCTTT ATTTTGGGATCCGTTCTGCTGCTCTCCTCGGTCTGCACCGGTTCGCTTCTGAGTCATGACGTGTCCTCCCAATTTCACGCTCATGATGGCGCCGGTGGCTATTCCTACGGTTATTCCGACCCAAACTCACAGAAGATGGAAGCGAAGGACGCTCACGGAGTGACACATGGCGAATATTCTTATATCGATGCCAACGGACTCGTGCAGACGGTGAAATACATCGCCGATCCGAAGCACGGTTTCCAAGTAGTTGGCACTAACCTTCCCCAGGACCCTGCTCCATCTCACGCACTGCACAAGCGTTCGATTTACACCACCCCACTAAGCTACTACGGTCCCGAATCGAAGTCTTGGAGTGGTCCACTGCACATTCCCGTGATCGAGAAGGGCGTCCCAGTGGAAACCCCGGAAGTGAAACATGCTAAGGCCGCTCACGCTGCTGCCCATGCAAAGGTCGCCCAACATGATGAGGTCTATGTGCCAATTCATGATGATCATCAAGCCAAGAGCGTCGGTGCCTGGTACGGTCCACAACACGTGCCAGTGATCAAGAATGGAGTTCCAGTCGAGACACCGGAGGTTCAACACGCTAAGGCCGCTATCTTGAACGCCTTGGCCGCGGCCAGCGTTCAATCGAGAACCTACGAGCAGGAGGATGATGGATCTTACAAGCCTCATCTTTATGATCACCAATATTAG